A stretch of the Archangium violaceum genome encodes the following:
- the msrP gene encoding protein-methionine-sulfoxide reductase catalytic subunit MsrP: MRQKLPEPLGSEITSESLYLRRREFLKSAALFTGTAAAVGTGLQLLSHRPTGGGNSPLLGVPGEAPKVARPRGPYDTDERATSYEDATTYNNFYEFGLDKGEPAQNAHTLKPRPWTVIIDGEVHKPQRVDIDTLQSWFPLEERVYRMRCVEAWSMVIPWLGFPLAGLLRRVEPTGKAKYVAFTTLKDPEQMPGQKYPVLDWPYVEGLRLDEALHPLTMLAVGLYGRVLPNQNGAPLRLVVPWKYGFKGIKSIVRISLTEKQPPTTWNLANAREYGFFANVNPQVDHPRWSQATERRIGEFRRRPTLPFNGYAEQVASLYTGMDLRRDF, encoded by the coding sequence ATGCGCCAGAAGCTGCCCGAGCCCCTGGGGTCCGAGATCACCTCCGAGTCGCTGTACCTGCGTCGGCGTGAGTTCCTCAAGAGCGCCGCCCTCTTCACCGGCACCGCCGCGGCGGTGGGTACCGGCCTGCAGCTCCTCAGCCACCGGCCCACGGGGGGGGGGAACTCCCCGCTCCTGGGGGTACCGGGCGAGGCGCCCAAGGTGGCTCGGCCCCGTGGTCCCTACGACACCGACGAGCGCGCCACGTCCTACGAGGACGCCACCACCTACAACAACTTCTACGAGTTCGGCCTCGACAAGGGCGAGCCCGCCCAGAACGCGCACACCCTCAAGCCGCGGCCGTGGACGGTCATCATCGACGGCGAGGTGCACAAGCCGCAGCGCGTGGACATCGACACGCTGCAGTCCTGGTTCCCGCTCGAGGAGCGCGTCTACCGCATGCGCTGCGTGGAGGCCTGGTCCATGGTGATTCCGTGGCTCGGCTTCCCGCTGGCGGGGCTGCTGCGGCGCGTGGAGCCCACCGGCAAGGCGAAGTACGTGGCCTTCACCACCCTGAAGGACCCGGAGCAGATGCCCGGCCAGAAGTACCCCGTGCTGGACTGGCCCTACGTCGAGGGCCTGCGTCTGGACGAGGCCCTGCACCCGCTCACGATGCTCGCCGTGGGCCTGTACGGCCGCGTCCTGCCCAACCAGAACGGCGCGCCGCTGCGGCTCGTGGTGCCGTGGAAGTACGGCTTCAAGGGCATCAAGTCCATCGTCCGCATCTCCCTCACGGAGAAGCAGCCGCCCACCACCTGGAACCTGGCCAACGCGCGCGAGTACGGCTTCTTCGCCAACGTGAATCCCCAGGTGGACCATCCGCGCTGGAGCCAGGCCACCGAGCGCCGCATCGGTGAGTTCCGCCGCCGTCCCACGCTTCCCTTCAACGGGTACGCCGAGCAGGTGGCCAGCCTCTACACGGGCATGGACCTGCGCCGCGACTTCTGA
- a CDS encoding dipeptidyl-peptidase 3 family protein — MKRKLLSFVASAALLLPGSARAAEAQPVPSRMPNATELKRMTARFAPVDIQADVSKLPENERRALAKILQAAQVMDPLFLRQVWAGNETLLLELLQDGSPLGRERLHAFLLNKGPWSRLDHNAPFVPGVPAKPPEGNFYPAGASKADIEAWVKSLPEAQQREATGFFTTIRRDTNGRFVSVPYSVEYQGELALAARLLREAAGLTTQPTLKAFLTKRADAFLSNDYYPSEVAWMELDASIEPTVGPYEVYEDEWFNYKAAFEAFIGLRDDAETQKLAKFSGELQGLENNLPIDPKLRNPRLGALAPIRVVNSLFSSGDGNRGVQTAAYNLPNDERVAAEKGTKRVMLKNIQEAKFQRVLVPISRVALPAKERKDISFDAFFTHILMHELMHGLGPHNITVEGKQTTVRQALQASSSAIEEAKADVSGLWALQQLVDKGVIGKELERTMYTTFLASAFRSIRFGINEAHGKGIALQLNYFLDAGAVVVNKDGTFSVVPGKIKESVTALTKQLMELQASGNRANAESLLEKMGVVRPEVKRVLDKLNNVPVDIEPRYVTAEKLTAELGGFSSPAAK; from the coding sequence ATGAAACGCAAACTCCTCTCCTTCGTCGCCTCCGCCGCGTTGCTCCTGCCGGGCTCGGCCCGTGCCGCCGAGGCACAGCCCGTGCCCTCCCGTATGCCCAATGCCACCGAGCTCAAGCGCATGACGGCCCGCTTCGCCCCCGTCGACATCCAGGCCGATGTCTCGAAGCTCCCCGAGAACGAGCGGCGCGCCCTGGCGAAGATCCTCCAGGCCGCCCAGGTCATGGACCCGCTCTTCCTGCGTCAGGTCTGGGCGGGCAACGAGACGCTCCTGCTCGAGCTCCTCCAGGATGGTTCCCCACTCGGCCGTGAGCGGCTGCACGCCTTCCTCCTCAACAAGGGGCCCTGGTCCCGGCTCGACCACAACGCGCCCTTCGTTCCCGGCGTCCCCGCCAAGCCCCCCGAGGGCAACTTCTACCCGGCCGGCGCCTCCAAGGCCGACATCGAGGCCTGGGTGAAGTCCCTCCCCGAGGCGCAGCAGCGCGAGGCCACCGGCTTCTTCACGACCATTCGCCGGGACACGAACGGAAGGTTCGTCTCCGTCCCCTACAGCGTCGAGTACCAGGGCGAGCTCGCCCTGGCCGCGCGGCTGCTGCGCGAGGCCGCCGGGCTCACCACCCAGCCCACGCTGAAGGCCTTCCTCACGAAGCGCGCCGACGCCTTCCTCAGCAACGACTACTACCCGAGCGAGGTCGCCTGGATGGAGCTCGACGCCAGCATCGAGCCCACCGTGGGGCCCTACGAGGTCTACGAGGACGAGTGGTTCAACTACAAGGCCGCCTTCGAGGCCTTCATCGGCCTGCGTGACGACGCCGAGACGCAGAAGCTCGCGAAGTTCAGCGGCGAGCTGCAGGGGCTGGAGAACAACCTCCCCATCGATCCGAAGTTGCGCAATCCCAGGCTGGGAGCGCTCGCGCCCATCCGCGTGGTCAACAGCCTCTTCTCCTCGGGTGACGGCAACCGGGGCGTGCAGACCGCGGCCTACAACCTGCCCAATGACGAGCGCGTGGCGGCCGAGAAGGGCACCAAGCGCGTGATGCTCAAGAACATCCAGGAGGCCAAGTTCCAGCGCGTGCTGGTGCCCATCTCCCGGGTGGCGCTGCCCGCGAAGGAGCGCAAGGACATCTCCTTCGACGCCTTCTTCACCCACATCCTCATGCACGAGCTGATGCACGGCCTGGGGCCCCACAACATCACCGTGGAGGGCAAGCAGACCACGGTGCGCCAGGCGCTCCAGGCGTCCTCCAGCGCCATCGAGGAGGCCAAGGCGGACGTCTCCGGCCTGTGGGCCCTGCAGCAGCTGGTGGACAAGGGCGTCATCGGCAAGGAGCTGGAGCGCACCATGTACACCACGTTCCTGGCGTCCGCGTTCCGCTCCATCCGCTTCGGCATCAACGAGGCACACGGCAAGGGCATCGCCCTGCAGCTCAATTACTTCCTGGATGCTGGCGCCGTGGTGGTGAACAAGGACGGGACCTTCTCGGTGGTGCCGGGGAAGATCAAGGAGTCCGTCACCGCGCTGACGAAGCAGCTCATGGAGCTGCAGGCCAGCGGCAACCGCGCCAACGCCGAGTCGCTGCTCGAGAAGATGGGCGTGGTGCGCCCCGAGGTGAAGCGCGTCCTGGACAAGCTGAACAATGTCCCGGTGGACATCGAGCCGCGCTACGTCACCGCCGAGAAGCTCACCGCCGAGCTCGGGGGCTTCTCTTCCCCGGCCGCGAAGTAA
- a CDS encoding fatty acid desaturase, which yields MRSHVPRGPWGVLIALSVLGAWMGHLVWLLVAADLSLASPLTYLHIALQAYLCTGLFITGHDAMHGTVSRHRWVNQGVGTLACFLFAGLSYRRLVVNHRAHHADPTGPDDPDFSTRTQAFWPWFATFMVRYMTWPQFLVMAAKFNLLMLLGVAQWRIVAFWVVPAVLGTVQLFYFGTYLPHRRPDTPDMAPHHARSLPRNHLWAMLSCYFFGYHWEHHQSPSTPWWRLWKMRDARAREAGPALSLRRM from the coding sequence ATGCGCAGCCACGTTCCTCGAGGTCCCTGGGGTGTCCTCATCGCGCTGAGCGTGCTCGGCGCGTGGATGGGTCATCTCGTCTGGCTGCTGGTGGCGGCCGACCTGTCCCTCGCCTCGCCGCTCACGTACCTGCACATCGCCCTGCAGGCGTACCTGTGCACCGGGCTGTTCATCACCGGCCATGACGCCATGCATGGCACGGTGAGCCGCCACCGGTGGGTGAATCAGGGCGTGGGCACGCTCGCCTGCTTCCTCTTCGCCGGGCTCTCCTACCGGCGTCTGGTGGTCAACCACCGCGCCCACCACGCCGATCCCACCGGCCCGGACGACCCGGACTTCTCCACCCGCACCCAGGCCTTCTGGCCGTGGTTCGCCACCTTCATGGTGCGCTACATGACCTGGCCCCAGTTCCTCGTCATGGCGGCCAAGTTCAACCTGTTGATGCTGCTCGGCGTGGCCCAGTGGCGCATCGTCGCCTTCTGGGTGGTGCCCGCGGTGCTCGGCACGGTGCAGCTCTTCTACTTCGGCACCTACCTGCCCCACCGTCGGCCGGACACCCCCGACATGGCGCCCCACCACGCGCGCTCCCTGCCGCGCAACCACCTGTGGGCCATGCTCTCCTGCTACTTCTTCGGCTACCACTGGGAGCACCACCAATCCCCCTCTACACCCTGGTGGCGCCTGTGGAAGATGCGGGATGCTCGCGCCCGCGAAGCCGGCCCTGCCCTGAGCCTCCGGCGGATGTAA